Proteins encoded by one window of Pseudomonas sp. LS44:
- the tssK gene encoding type VI secretion system baseplate subunit TssK codes for MTMQKVVWQEGMLLRPQHFQQHDRYYDHQLKTRTQLLGSYAWGFFGLEIDRQFLSMGKLVVSQASGILPDGTLFETGAEHEPLALDIPPNTTNTPVYLALPLVTGNHIETRRLEQKDVLARYTAFDTEVADSNAGDTSASQISCARPEFRLLLGEQQSDQAYVKLKLCDVLDTTPDGVIRLAAEFIPSYVHFQASGYLLSCLKEVLSMLAHRGDILAERIRATGKVGGAEVGDFMMLQLINRFEPVLRHYLGVAQVHPEQIYRELLGLLGELATFASDTKRPRLDSRYQHSDQGASFGKLMDAIRQVLSMVLEQHAIELLLQQRQYGIQVSPLHDHNLLRSAAFVLAASAECDSEELRQRLPAHLKVGPVERIRQLVNLHLPGIKIKPLPVAPRQIPFHSGKTYFALELSAEDQAQLERSGGFAFHVSGEFSGLELKFWAIRD; via the coding sequence ATGACCATGCAGAAAGTCGTCTGGCAGGAAGGCATGCTCCTGCGCCCGCAGCATTTCCAACAACATGACCGCTATTACGATCACCAGCTGAAGACCCGCACCCAGTTGCTGGGCAGCTATGCCTGGGGATTCTTCGGCCTGGAGATCGATCGCCAGTTCCTCAGCATGGGCAAACTGGTGGTCAGCCAAGCCAGCGGCATCCTCCCCGACGGCACGTTGTTCGAAACCGGCGCCGAGCATGAACCGCTGGCGCTCGACATCCCGCCGAACACCACCAATACCCCGGTGTATCTGGCCCTGCCGCTGGTGACCGGTAATCACATCGAGACCCGCCGGCTCGAGCAGAAAGATGTCTTGGCGCGCTATACCGCCTTCGATACCGAGGTCGCCGACTCCAACGCGGGCGACACGAGCGCCAGCCAGATCAGCTGCGCTCGCCCGGAGTTTCGTCTGTTGCTCGGCGAGCAGCAGAGCGATCAGGCCTACGTGAAACTCAAGCTCTGCGACGTGCTGGATACCACGCCGGACGGGGTGATCCGCCTCGCTGCCGAGTTCATTCCCAGCTACGTGCACTTCCAGGCCAGCGGCTACCTGCTGTCGTGCCTCAAGGAAGTGCTCAGCATGCTCGCCCACCGGGGCGACATCCTCGCCGAGCGGATCCGCGCCACCGGCAAGGTCGGCGGCGCGGAAGTCGGCGACTTCATGATGCTGCAGCTGATCAACCGCTTCGAACCGGTGCTGCGCCATTACCTGGGCGTCGCGCAGGTGCATCCCGAGCAGATCTATCGCGAGCTGCTCGGCTTGCTCGGTGAACTGGCGACGTTCGCCAGCGACACCAAGCGCCCGCGCCTGGATAGCCGTTACCAGCACAGCGATCAAGGCGCGAGCTTTGGCAAATTGATGGATGCCATCCGCCAGGTGCTGTCGATGGTCCTCGAACAGCACGCCATCGAGTTGCTGCTGCAGCAGCGTCAGTACGGCATTCAGGTCTCGCCGTTGCACGACCACAACCTGCTGCGCTCGGCCGCCTTCGTGCTCGCCGCCAGCGCCGAGTGCGATTCCGAGGAGCTGCGCCAGCGCTTGCCGGCGCATCTCAAGGTCGGCCCGGTGGAGCGCATCCGCCAGCTGGTCAACCTGCATCTGCCGGGGATCAAGATCAAACCGTTGCCGGTGGCGCCGCGGCAGATCCCCTTCCACTCCGGCAAAACCTACTTCGCCTTGGAGCTCAGCGCCGAGGACCAGGCGCAACTCGAGCGCTCGGGCGGTTTTGCCTTCCATGTGTCCGGCGAATTCTCCGGGCTTGAACTGAAATTCTGGGCGATCAGGGACTGA
- a CDS encoding sigma-54-dependent Fis family transcriptional regulator — protein MFQQIPQPLRYAEALLQHFSGLARASSAEGLLSGLVEASSQLSGCELSQLYLLDSSHTRLTLSAEWLDGRPQPRTATSLPSDYDGEQLLQFCLCQNRVLSLTTLDDSLYATSFLPERAQPWRSLLCLPLLNAEQRVCGLLLCTSSLSRDLQGFADSLGQLGAFVIAQRQLLQRLHVAPHKPSQEPAAPVPCASSYGLIGDSPAMRRTYQLISKVLHNPVNILLTGETGTGKELVARAIHDCGLRRSRAFVVQNCASLPENLLESELFGYRKGAFTGAERERKGLFDAADGGTLFLDEIGDMPLPLQAKLLRVLQEGEVRPLGSNDTHKVDVRIIAATHRDLRALVEQGRFREDLFYRLSHFPIELPPLRERAEDILRLARHFADNACGLLQRDLCQWSDAALELLADYAFPGNVRELKALVERAVLLCEGNELLAEHFNLCQPAAEEHDSANLRQRLERVERSLLVDCLRKNHGNQTQAARELGLPRRTLLYRMSRLQISPANQ, from the coding sequence CTGTTCCAGCAAATACCGCAACCACTGCGTTATGCCGAGGCCTTGTTGCAGCACTTCAGCGGCTTGGCTCGTGCCAGCAGCGCGGAAGGGTTGCTGAGCGGTCTGGTCGAGGCCAGCAGCCAACTGTCCGGCTGCGAGTTGAGCCAGTTGTACTTGTTGGACAGCAGCCATACGCGCCTGACCTTGTCCGCCGAATGGCTCGATGGCCGGCCGCAACCACGCACCGCCACCAGCCTGCCGAGCGACTACGACGGCGAGCAACTGCTGCAGTTCTGCCTGTGCCAGAACCGCGTGCTGAGCCTCACCACGCTGGACGACAGCCTGTACGCCACCAGCTTTCTGCCCGAGCGCGCCCAGCCCTGGCGCAGCCTGCTGTGCCTGCCATTGCTGAACGCAGAGCAGCGGGTCTGCGGGTTGCTGCTCTGCACCAGCTCGCTATCCCGCGACTTGCAGGGTTTCGCCGACTCGCTGGGCCAACTCGGCGCCTTCGTCATCGCCCAGCGGCAACTGCTGCAACGCCTGCACGTCGCACCGCACAAGCCCAGCCAGGAGCCGGCCGCGCCCGTGCCGTGCGCCAGCAGCTATGGGTTGATCGGCGACAGCCCGGCCATGCGCCGCACCTATCAATTAATCAGCAAGGTGCTGCACAACCCGGTCAACATCCTGCTCACCGGTGAGACCGGCACCGGCAAGGAGTTAGTAGCACGGGCCATCCATGACTGCGGCCTGCGCCGCAGCCGGGCCTTCGTCGTGCAGAACTGCGCGTCACTGCCGGAGAATCTGCTCGAGAGCGAGCTGTTCGGCTACCGCAAGGGCGCCTTCACCGGCGCGGAGCGCGAGCGCAAGGGGCTGTTCGATGCGGCCGATGGCGGCACTCTGTTCCTCGACGAAATCGGCGACATGCCGTTGCCCCTGCAAGCCAAGCTGCTGCGCGTGTTGCAGGAAGGTGAAGTGCGCCCGTTGGGCAGCAATGACACCCATAAAGTCGATGTGCGCATCATTGCCGCCACCCACCGCGACTTGCGCGCGCTGGTCGAGCAGGGTCGCTTTCGCGAAGACCTGTTCTATCGCCTGTCGCACTTTCCGATCGAGCTCCCGCCGCTGCGCGAGCGGGCCGAGGACATTCTGCGGCTGGCCCGGCATTTCGCCGATAACGCCTGCGGGTTGCTGCAGCGCGACCTCTGTCAATGGTCCGATGCGGCGCTGGAACTGCTCGCCGATTACGCCTTCCCCGGCAACGTGCGCGAACTCAAGGCCCTGGTCGAGCGCGCCGTGCTGCTCTGCGAGGGCAATGAATTGCTTGCCGAGCATTTCAACCTGTGCCAGCCGGCCGCCGAGGAACATGACAGTGCGAACCTACGCCAGCGCCTCGAACGGGTCGAGCGCAGCCTGCTGGTCGACTGCCTGCGCAAGAACCACGGCAACCAGACCCAAGCCGCCCGCGAGCTCGGACTGCCACGCCGCACCCTGCTGTACCGCATGAGCCGGCTGCAGATCAGCCCGGCTAATCAGTGA
- a CDS encoding type VI secretion system tip protein VgrG has translation MFAPANHVHFRLTIAGLAHDLQVLAFHGREALSQPFAFDLQLVSERPDLDLQSLLHRPAFLSFSAEGGGIHGLIHSVAQGESGPRLTRYRLTLVPQLAYLAQRTNQRIFQHLTVAQIIAQVLEEHGIQADAYRFQLGAAYPERDYCVQYDESDLHFVQRLCEEEGIHYHFQHSAEGHVLMFGDDQTVFRQLAPLAYQPDSGLVADVPVAKRFGVRLATRPSQVNRRDYDFLQPHLLLEASASSPAVPALEDYDYPGRFTTRARGKQLSQRSLERHRSDAQLAEGDSDQPLLASGHFLPLSEHPRSDWNQLWLLSEIVHEGKQPQVLEESISDFGSTPSPLWGEAGGEGLSHSDFQQGYRNHFRATPWNAPYRPPLAHPKPHIIGSQSAVVTGPQGEEIHCDQHGRVKVQFHWDRHGQADEQTSCWLRVSSSWAGDRYGGIAIPRVGMEVLVSFLEGDPDQPLISGCLYHAEHVVPYELPAHKTRSVFKTLSSPGGEGYNELRIEDRKGQEQIFIHAQRDWDEHIEHDQKIHIGHQRHDTVEAHSYTELKAEEHRTTHADRKVEARADDHLSVGNNQHVKVGSGQFVEAGREIHLSSGLKVVLQAGSELTLKAGGSWLKLDASGINLGGATVRINSGGSAGNGSGIQIQPAALPNAADQDHARAKPKLALANSQLLLARKARQLAASRCPLCEACREGVCATEAHA, from the coding sequence ATGTTCGCTCCCGCCAACCACGTGCATTTCCGCCTGACCATCGCCGGCCTCGCTCACGACCTGCAGGTACTCGCCTTCCACGGCCGCGAAGCCCTCAGCCAGCCGTTCGCCTTCGACCTGCAACTGGTCAGCGAGCGTCCCGATCTGGATCTGCAAAGCCTGCTGCACCGGCCGGCGTTTCTGAGCTTTTCCGCCGAGGGCGGCGGCATCCACGGGCTGATCCATAGCGTGGCCCAGGGCGAGTCCGGCCCGCGCCTGACCCGTTATCGGCTGACCCTGGTACCGCAATTGGCCTACCTGGCCCAGCGCACCAACCAGCGCATCTTTCAACATCTGACGGTGGCGCAGATCATCGCCCAGGTCCTCGAAGAGCACGGCATCCAGGCCGATGCCTATCGCTTCCAACTCGGCGCGGCGTATCCCGAGCGCGACTACTGCGTGCAGTACGACGAATCCGACCTGCACTTCGTCCAGCGCCTGTGCGAGGAAGAGGGCATTCACTATCACTTCCAGCACAGCGCCGAGGGCCATGTACTGATGTTCGGCGACGACCAGACGGTGTTTCGCCAACTGGCGCCGCTGGCCTATCAGCCGGACTCCGGCCTGGTCGCCGACGTGCCGGTGGCCAAGCGCTTCGGCGTGCGCCTGGCGACCCGCCCTTCGCAAGTCAACCGCCGCGACTACGACTTTCTGCAGCCGCACCTGTTGCTCGAAGCCAGTGCCTCTAGCCCCGCCGTGCCGGCGCTCGAGGACTACGACTATCCGGGGCGCTTCACCACCCGCGCGCGTGGCAAACAGCTGAGCCAACGCAGCCTGGAACGGCATCGCAGCGACGCGCAACTGGCCGAGGGCGACAGCGATCAGCCACTGCTGGCCAGCGGGCATTTCCTGCCGCTCAGCGAGCATCCGCGCAGCGACTGGAATCAGCTGTGGCTGCTCAGCGAAATCGTCCACGAAGGCAAGCAGCCGCAGGTGCTGGAAGAGTCCATCAGTGACTTCGGATCAACTCCCTCGCCCCTCTGGGGAGAGGCCGGGGGTGAGGGGTTAAGCCACTCGGATTTCCAGCAGGGTTACCGCAACCACTTCCGCGCCACGCCCTGGAACGCGCCCTACCGTCCGCCGCTGGCCCACCCTAAACCACACATCATCGGCAGCCAGAGCGCCGTGGTCACCGGTCCCCAAGGCGAGGAAATCCACTGCGATCAACACGGTCGGGTGAAAGTGCAGTTCCACTGGGACCGCCACGGCCAGGCCGACGAGCAGACCAGCTGCTGGCTACGGGTGTCCTCCAGTTGGGCCGGCGACCGCTATGGCGGCATCGCCATCCCCCGGGTGGGCATGGAAGTGCTGGTCAGCTTTCTTGAGGGCGATCCCGACCAACCTCTGATCAGCGGCTGCCTGTACCACGCCGAACATGTGGTGCCCTACGAGCTGCCGGCACACAAGACCCGCAGTGTATTCAAGACCCTCAGCAGCCCCGGCGGCGAGGGCTACAACGAGCTGCGTATCGAGGACCGCAAGGGTCAGGAACAGATCTTCATCCACGCCCAGCGCGACTGGGACGAGCACATCGAGCACGACCAGAAGATCCACATCGGCCACCAGCGCCACGACACGGTCGAGGCCCACAGCTACACCGAGCTCAAGGCCGAAGAGCACCGCACCACGCATGCCGATCGCAAGGTCGAAGCGCGCGCCGATGACCACCTGAGCGTCGGCAACAACCAGCATGTGAAGGTCGGCAGCGGACAGTTTGTCGAGGCCGGGCGGGAGATTCACCTGTCCAGCGGCCTCAAGGTCGTGCTGCAAGCCGGCAGCGAACTGACTCTCAAGGCGGGCGGCAGCTGGCTCAAGCTGGATGCCAGCGGTATCAACCTGGGCGGCGCGACCGTGCGCATCAACTCGGGCGGCAGTGCCGGCAACGGCTCGGGCATCCAGATCCAGCCAGCGGCCCTGCCAAATGCCGCGGACCAGGATCACGCCCGTGCAAAACCCAAACTGGCGCTGGCCAATTCGCAACTTTTGCTGGCACGTAAAGCCCGCCAGCTAGCGGCCAGTCGCTGTCCGCTGTGTGAGGCGTGCCGCGAGGGCGTCTGCGCCACGGAGGCCCACGCATGA
- a CDS encoding lipase family protein, with amino-acid sequence MNAAATKDRKVEALDCPLRGQWVSFRLVDEHGDGKPYAGLAYKLHDRQGQAYKGCLDADGYARVENFYSGPVVLDLSDLAATGNDVWYRALSSRKAFQLPLTALQVAAEQSSCGPRRESNGTTYLAEERATREQARFYRVEVSDFATANKHLPDRDSTWAPATSIALKQNAGPAAAQPGVALTPQLHHVLEVKALRAYSPLLSLDKGFCALNAYHLAVMSTFVYAPFANPTGWIESYQSAPPPYPRSGNIGHVLREQLARLSKPTQFNDAGPHHLLCEEVPYSKRLEVMPHDPQRYGKEAEDGWKNPEDVHFLYDEASQTQAFITHNDKLVLISVRGTLEFADIARDLDARQVPYGEGDGQAHRGFYTAFQAVKTFTERYLNAFHRPEQNIIVCGHSLGGAIALLLAEWLRRKWTDNIQLYTFGSPRAGDRAFVEGAQALTHHRLVNHNDPVPAVPLPWMDAEWKLALPGTAILFGSFAPPLLGVALFLGGLLNLRGDPYQHHGEQRHFMPRKPGAGSEAAILWQPGCAAIDEQTCATYTGEIALDGDTPKRLPLSGGEHSSNGGYARAALTTLLRWHAAVEERDGALLTKGETQDIYGQLNALEQQLAAWQFASFPQFRMAVRRDNRFYDMSDQQLLVFYQDGKTKAAQLIDEQRHTLSRAQQRLLAQSQRRVTREQVFGDLDQREDLPALISEWRAQKENREAERVAQIPLLAGPSYA; translated from the coding sequence ATGAATGCCGCTGCTACGAAGGATCGTAAAGTCGAAGCGCTGGATTGCCCGCTACGGGGGCAATGGGTCAGTTTCCGTCTGGTCGACGAACATGGTGATGGCAAGCCTTATGCGGGCCTCGCTTATAAGCTGCATGACCGCCAGGGACAAGCCTACAAAGGCTGTCTCGATGCGGACGGTTATGCACGAGTGGAGAACTTCTACAGCGGCCCGGTGGTGCTCGATCTTTCCGATCTAGCAGCGACGGGAAATGATGTGTGGTATCGAGCGCTGAGCTCCAGGAAGGCCTTCCAACTCCCCCTCACCGCCCTACAAGTCGCCGCCGAACAATCCTCCTGCGGCCCGCGACGCGAGTCGAACGGCACAACCTACCTGGCCGAGGAGCGCGCGACCCGCGAGCAGGCACGCTTCTATCGCGTGGAGGTCAGCGACTTCGCCACGGCAAACAAGCATCTGCCCGATCGCGATTCCACTTGGGCTCCAGCTACTTCGATCGCTCTCAAGCAAAACGCCGGGCCGGCTGCCGCACAGCCGGGCGTGGCGCTAACACCGCAGCTGCACCACGTCCTGGAGGTCAAGGCGCTGCGTGCCTACAGCCCGCTGCTATCGCTGGACAAAGGATTCTGCGCACTGAACGCCTATCACCTGGCGGTGATGAGCACCTTCGTCTATGCACCATTCGCTAACCCGACGGGCTGGATCGAATCTTATCAATCCGCGCCGCCGCCCTATCCGCGCTCTGGCAACATCGGCCATGTGCTGCGCGAGCAACTGGCCCGCTTGAGCAAGCCGACTCAGTTCAACGACGCCGGTCCTCACCATCTACTTTGCGAAGAAGTGCCCTATTCCAAGCGCCTGGAGGTAATGCCTCACGACCCGCAGCGCTATGGGAAAGAAGCTGAAGATGGTTGGAAAAATCCCGAGGACGTGCACTTTCTCTACGACGAGGCCAGCCAAACCCAAGCCTTTATCACCCACAACGACAAACTCGTACTGATTTCCGTGCGCGGCACCTTGGAATTCGCAGATATTGCCCGTGACCTAGATGCCCGGCAGGTACCCTATGGCGAGGGCGACGGCCAAGCGCACCGCGGCTTCTATACAGCCTTCCAAGCAGTTAAAACCTTTACCGAGCGTTACCTGAACGCCTTTCACCGTCCCGAGCAAAATATCATCGTTTGCGGTCACAGCCTCGGCGGCGCCATCGCCCTGTTGCTAGCCGAATGGTTACGCCGCAAGTGGACGGACAATATTCAGCTCTACACCTTCGGCTCCCCACGCGCCGGAGATCGGGCTTTCGTCGAGGGTGCGCAGGCGCTGACCCACCATCGCCTGGTCAACCACAACGATCCCGTCCCCGCCGTGCCCCTGCCGTGGATGGATGCGGAGTGGAAGCTGGCACTACCCGGCACGGCGATCCTGTTTGGCTCCTTCGCCCCGCCGCTACTCGGCGTTGCGCTGTTTCTCGGTGGGCTACTCAATCTGCGTGGCGACCCCTACCAACATCACGGCGAGCAGCGGCATTTCATGCCCCGCAAACCGGGCGCTGGTAGCGAGGCAGCAATCCTCTGGCAACCCGGTTGCGCGGCCATCGACGAGCAGACCTGCGCCACCTATACCGGAGAGATTGCTCTGGACGGCGATACGCCCAAACGCCTACCGCTCTCTGGCGGGGAACATTCCAGCAACGGTGGCTATGCCCGTGCCGCCCTCACCACGCTGCTGCGCTGGCATGCCGCCGTCGAGGAACGCGATGGTGCGCTGCTCACCAAAGGGGAAACCCAGGATATATACGGCCAATTAAACGCGCTGGAACAACAACTGGCTGCTTGGCAATTCGCTTCCTTTCCCCAGTTCCGCATGGCCGTGCGCCGCGACAACCGCTTCTACGACATGAGCGACCAACAGTTGCTGGTTTTCTACCAAGACGGCAAAACCAAGGCGGCGCAGCTGATCGACGAGCAGCGCCACACACTTTCCCGCGCTCAACAACGCCTATTGGCGCAAAGCCAGCGCCGGGTAACCCGCGAGCAAGTCTTCGGCGATCTCGACCAGCGCGAAGATTTGCCAGCGCTGATCAGCGAATGGCGCGCGCAGAAAGAAAACCGCGAAGCCGAACGAGTGGCGCAAATTCCTCTTCTCGCCGGCCCCAGCTATGCCTAA
- a CDS encoding YgdI/YgdR family lipoprotein, with amino-acid sequence MHRLIPAALLALFMTLAGCSGNYAYTDDQYRPLGDPQAMNRGN; translated from the coding sequence ATGCACCGCCTCATCCCGGCCGCCCTGTTGGCCTTGTTCATGACGCTCGCCGGCTGCTCCGGCAACTACGCCTACACCGACGATCAATACCGCCCGCTGGGCGATCCACAAGCGATGAACCGCGGCAACTGA
- a CDS encoding DUF4123 domain-containing protein, translated as MIDHARHWLQTQSSLARELWLIVDRLAEPDPIQQLFGADLMQDYVSLFQDSAVADMAELGPWLVRLPDGHAPLLQAWLAEPERAWGWLASAEPLDLQVLANHWRSRMLVDDNGQRSLYRFQDNRVITRHLLALSAEQRALLLGPLSSTLSWDGGAWQTIDNPSPGLYSVPTPAPWLHLPEPEQVTAAIQRHNLELWLWQNHTSALCQALETQPFDSWLDERLAQGNGWGWRSSESLQFLLEQHLNPALADHSAWLPQPGETAEIHLARCRHAFATSIARSEQA; from the coding sequence ATGATCGACCACGCCCGTCACTGGCTGCAGACGCAATCATCCCTGGCTCGCGAGCTGTGGCTGATCGTCGACCGCCTGGCCGAGCCCGACCCGATTCAACAGCTGTTCGGCGCCGACCTGATGCAGGACTACGTAAGTCTCTTTCAGGACAGCGCCGTGGCCGATATGGCGGAGCTCGGCCCCTGGCTGGTGCGCCTGCCGGACGGCCATGCTCCGCTGCTGCAGGCCTGGCTCGCCGAGCCCGAGCGAGCCTGGGGCTGGCTAGCCAGCGCCGAACCACTCGACCTGCAGGTTCTGGCCAATCACTGGCGCTCGCGCATGCTGGTCGACGACAACGGCCAGCGCTCGCTGTATCGCTTTCAGGATAACCGGGTGATTACGCGTCATCTGTTGGCCTTGTCTGCAGAACAGCGCGCCCTGCTCCTCGGCCCACTCAGCAGCACGCTGAGCTGGGACGGCGGCGCCTGGCAAACCATCGACAATCCGAGCCCTGGACTGTATTCCGTCCCGACACCTGCCCCCTGGCTGCATCTACCGGAACCTGAACAGGTCACCGCCGCAATCCAACGCCACAACCTGGAGCTGTGGCTATGGCAAAACCATACGTCCGCGCTGTGCCAGGCCCTCGAAACCCAGCCCTTCGATAGCTGGCTGGATGAGCGTCTGGCGCAAGGCAATGGCTGGGGCTGGCGATCGAGCGAAAGTCTGCAGTTTCTCTTGGAGCAGCACTTGAACCCCGCCTTGGCCGACCATTCCGCCTGGCTTCCGCAACCCGGCGAAACAGCCGAAATCCACTTGGCGCGCTGCCGCCACGCATTCGCTACCTCAATCGCTCGGAGTGAGCAGGCATGA
- the icmH gene encoding type IVB secretion system protein IcmH/DotU, with amino-acid sequence MIKEIDYGQDDRTVILNRHGDAAAHSPLTDFTAPPQYEQLEERMIYAARLRPAESFNLSLNPLVAAASALLSEVVRLKHCYESEDLYRLKEHLASEIKLFEHRALHDGAESSQVMAARYVLCTVVDEALVTTPWGNESEWSQMSLLSSFHNETFGGEKFFQLLERLSRNPVKHLPMLELMYLCLSLGFEGKYRVLPRGMLELEAIRDSLYRQIRQLRGDIPREISPHWQGLKDTRRRLVRIVPWWLVAAFTLICLGVTYGGFAWVLGEQRENVLKPYQSLDADAIRPH; translated from the coding sequence ATGATCAAGGAAATCGACTATGGCCAGGATGATCGGACGGTCATCCTCAATCGGCACGGCGATGCAGCGGCGCACAGCCCGCTCACCGACTTCACCGCACCACCGCAGTACGAACAACTGGAAGAACGCATGATCTACGCCGCGCGCCTGCGCCCGGCGGAGAGCTTCAACTTGAGCCTCAATCCGCTGGTCGCGGCCGCCTCGGCGCTGCTCTCCGAAGTGGTGCGCCTCAAGCATTGCTATGAGAGCGAGGACCTCTATCGGCTCAAGGAGCACTTGGCCAGCGAGATCAAACTCTTCGAGCACCGCGCGTTGCACGATGGCGCCGAAAGCAGTCAGGTGATGGCCGCCCGCTACGTGCTATGCACCGTGGTCGACGAAGCGCTGGTGACGACGCCGTGGGGCAACGAGAGCGAGTGGTCGCAGATGAGCCTGCTCAGCAGCTTCCACAACGAGACCTTCGGCGGCGAGAAATTCTTCCAGCTACTCGAGCGCCTCTCGCGCAACCCGGTCAAGCATCTGCCGATGCTCGAATTGATGTACCTGTGCCTGTCGCTCGGCTTCGAGGGCAAATACCGCGTGCTGCCGCGCGGCATGCTCGAGCTGGAAGCGATCCGCGACAGCCTGTACCGGCAGATTCGCCAGCTGCGCGGCGACATCCCGCGGGAGATTTCCCCGCACTGGCAGGGCTTGAAGGATACCCGGCGGCGGCTGGTGCGCATCGTGCCGTGGTGGCTGGTGGCGGCGTTCACCCTGATCTGCCTGGGCGTCACCTACGGCGGCTTCGCCTGGGTGCTGGGCGAGCAGCGCGAAAACGTTCTCAAGCCGTATCAATCACTCGATGCCGACGCTATCCGGCCGCACTGA
- the tssJ gene encoding type VI secretion system lipoprotein TssJ, with amino-acid sequence MPHPSTLALLACLLALSGCASLSPYSDVTKLDLSLQGSPTLNPDLNGRPSPIVLRLIELKHPVAFESADFFSLYQRPKEALSPDLVIQEELELRPGETRELKLLVEPESRYVGVLAAYRDLPETSWRFVIALKPKERTQIALRLDERGIGDLATTRAKED; translated from the coding sequence ATGCCACACCCTTCTACCCTGGCCCTGCTCGCTTGCCTGCTAGCCCTGAGCGGCTGCGCCTCGCTATCGCCTTATTCGGACGTGACCAAGCTCGACCTCTCGCTGCAAGGCAGCCCGACCCTCAATCCGGACCTCAACGGCCGTCCCTCGCCCATCGTGCTGCGCCTGATCGAACTGAAGCATCCGGTGGCCTTCGAAAGCGCCGATTTCTTTTCCCTCTACCAGCGCCCCAAAGAAGCCCTGAGCCCGGACCTGGTGATCCAGGAAGAACTCGAGCTGCGGCCGGGCGAAACCCGCGAGCTGAAGCTGTTGGTCGAGCCGGAGAGTCGCTATGTCGGCGTGCTGGCGGCCTATCGCGACCTGCCGGAAACCAGCTGGCGCTTCGTCATCGCGCTGAAGCCGAAGGAGCGCACGCAGATCGCCCTGCGCCTGGACGAACGCGGCATCGGCGATCTGGCTACCACCCGCGCGAAGGAGGACTGA
- the tagH gene encoding type VI secretion system-associated FHA domain protein TagH has product MELVFEMVSAQQFAPGLLTSKRFQHAGGIIGRAPECDWVIADNKRVLSGRHALVSYRDGAFFLTDTSSNGIRLKDSGAGLRKGQAQRIEHGNVYCLGDFEIRARLIQGPAVFAADIGRAQPAGSIIPDDAFLDLDPLTALEQQERVYAEVDELTLLTRPRHELQQQRDYARIDMENLPLPELVMPTPSVEPPLAVQPPRLPASFWQRYGEALGIDLDDLDDEQREALALTAAKLLKHSIGNLQQSLRTRSELKNELRLALTTVQSAGNNPLKHCSDSRQALSALLRDRQPGQLPAEQAVNRAFRDLQAHQVALLAASRAAVNGVLEHLSPEQLALRFERDNKPLISTAGSRWRAYRRLYQGLRRDDDWSERLFARDFAQTYEEQVRLIATLNSDLQG; this is encoded by the coding sequence ATGGAACTGGTCTTCGAAATGGTCAGCGCCCAGCAATTCGCGCCGGGGTTGTTGACCAGCAAACGCTTCCAGCACGCCGGCGGCATTATTGGCCGCGCGCCTGAATGCGACTGGGTGATTGCCGATAACAAACGCGTGCTTTCCGGTCGTCACGCGCTGGTCAGCTATCGCGACGGGGCGTTCTTTCTCACCGACACCAGCAGCAATGGCATTCGCCTCAAAGACAGCGGCGCCGGGCTGCGCAAGGGCCAGGCCCAGCGCATCGAGCATGGCAATGTGTATTGCCTGGGCGACTTCGAAATCCGCGCGCGGCTGATCCAGGGCCCGGCGGTTTTCGCCGCCGATATCGGCCGCGCGCAGCCCGCCGGCAGCATCATTCCCGACGATGCGTTTCTCGATCTCGATCCGCTCACCGCGCTGGAACAACAGGAGCGCGTCTACGCCGAAGTCGACGAGCTGACCCTGCTCACCCGGCCGCGCCATGAGCTGCAGCAACAGCGCGACTACGCGCGCATCGACATGGAAAACCTGCCGCTGCCGGAGTTGGTGATGCCGACGCCGTCGGTCGAGCCACCGCTCGCGGTGCAACCACCACGCCTGCCGGCCAGCTTCTGGCAGCGCTATGGCGAAGCCCTGGGTATCGACCTCGACGACCTCGACGACGAGCAGCGCGAGGCCCTGGCCCTCACCGCGGCCAAGCTGCTCAAGCACAGCATCGGCAACCTGCAGCAAAGCCTGCGCACCCGCAGCGAACTGAAAAACGAGCTGCGCCTGGCGCTGACCACGGTGCAGAGTGCGGGCAACAACCCGCTGAAACATTGCAGCGACTCGCGCCAAGCGTTGTCTGCACTGCTGCGTGACCGTCAGCCAGGCCAGCTGCCCGCGGAGCAGGCGGTGAATCGCGCCTTCCGCGATCTGCAGGCGCACCAGGTGGCGTTGCTGGCGGCCAGTCGCGCGGCCGTCAACGGCGTGCTCGAACACCTCTCGCCGGAACAACTCGCGCTGCGCTTCGAACGCGACAACAAACCGCTAATCAGCACCGCCGGCAGCCGCTGGCGCGCCTATCGCCGCCTGTATCAGGGCCTGCGCCGCGACGATGACTGGAGCGAACGACTGTTCGCCCGCGACTTCGCCCAGACCTACGAAGAACAGGTCCGCCTGATCGCCACCCTCAACTCCGACCTTCAAGGATGA